One Megalopta genalis isolate 19385.01 chromosome 11, iyMegGena1_principal, whole genome shotgun sequence genomic region harbors:
- the LOC117225935 gene encoding band 7 protein AGAP004871 isoform X1 has translation MKVSRLEHRVNPDMSIPMSTISNGNGSTIQINSRPDDIQNRVIGADDRQEPDTPNNCRNILVALSWMVVILTMPFSLFICFKVVQEYERAVIFRLGRLLTGGAKGPGIFFILPCVDNYARVDLRTRTYDVPPQEVLTKDSVTVSVDAVVYYRVNNATISIANVENAHHSTRLLAQTMLRNTMGTRPLHEILSERETISGNMQVSLDEATDTWGIKVERVEIKDVRLPVQLQRAMAAEAEAAREARAKVIAAEGEQKASRALREASEVIGDSPAALQLRYLQTLNTISAEKNSTIVFPLPIDLLTYFMKATALKENQM, from the exons ATGAAG GTTTCAAGATTGGAGCACCGAGTGAACCCTGATATGTCAATTCCTATGTCTACCATAAGCAATGGAAACGGATCCACGATACAGATTAACTCGCGGCCGGACGACATACAGAACCGCGTCATCGGGG CGGACGATAGACAGGAACCGGATACCCCGAATAACTGCAGGAATATCCTAGTGGCACTATCCTGGATGGTCGTAATCTTAACGATGCCGTTTTCCCTCTTCATCTGCTTCAAG GTGGTGCAAGAGTACGAAAGAGCGGTGATATTCCGTTTGGGAAGGCTCTTGACCGGCGGTGCCAAAGGACCTG GAATCTTCTTCATTCTGCCGTGCGTCGACAATTACGCTCGCGTCGATCTACGGACGCGCACCTACGACGTGCCCCCGCAAGAG GTCTTGACGAAAGACAGCGTGACGGTGTCGGTGGACGCGGTGGTGTACTATCGAGTGAACAACGCGACGATCTCGATCGCGAATGTCGAGAATGCTCATCACAGCACGAGGCTGCTGGCCCAGACAATGCTTCGGAACACCATGGGCACCAGACCGCTTCACGAGATCCTCAGCGAGCGCGAAACCATCTCAGGGAACATGCAG GTATCACTGGACGAGGCTACCGACACTTGGGGAATCAAAGTAGAGCGCGTGGAAAT CAAGGACGTCAGGCTACCCGTTCAGCTCCAAAGAGCCATGGCCGCGGAAGCTGAAGCCGCTCGAGAGGCTCGCGCCAAG GTGATCGCAGCAGAGGGTGAACAAAAGGCTAGTCGCGCGTTGAGGGAGGCATCCGAGGTGATCGGAGACTCTCCTGCCGCGCTGCAGCTTCGCTACCTGCAG ACTCTGAACACCATCTCGGCGGAGAAAAATTCGACGATCGTGTTCCCGCTGCCTATCGACCTGTTGACTTACTTCATGAAAGCGACCGCCCTCAAAGAGAACCAGATGTAA
- the LOC117225935 gene encoding band 7 protein AGAP004871 isoform X2, producing the protein MTDADDRQEPDTPNNCRNILVALSWMVVILTMPFSLFICFKVVQEYERAVIFRLGRLLTGGAKGPGIFFILPCVDNYARVDLRTRTYDVPPQEVLTKDSVTVSVDAVVYYRVNNATISIANVENAHHSTRLLAQTMLRNTMGTRPLHEILSERETISGNMQVSLDEATDTWGIKVERVEIKDVRLPVQLQRAMAAEAEAAREARAKVIAAEGEQKASRALREASEVIGDSPAALQLRYLQTLNTISAEKNSTIVFPLPIDLLTYFMKATALKENQM; encoded by the exons ATGACGGACG CGGACGATAGACAGGAACCGGATACCCCGAATAACTGCAGGAATATCCTAGTGGCACTATCCTGGATGGTCGTAATCTTAACGATGCCGTTTTCCCTCTTCATCTGCTTCAAG GTGGTGCAAGAGTACGAAAGAGCGGTGATATTCCGTTTGGGAAGGCTCTTGACCGGCGGTGCCAAAGGACCTG GAATCTTCTTCATTCTGCCGTGCGTCGACAATTACGCTCGCGTCGATCTACGGACGCGCACCTACGACGTGCCCCCGCAAGAG GTCTTGACGAAAGACAGCGTGACGGTGTCGGTGGACGCGGTGGTGTACTATCGAGTGAACAACGCGACGATCTCGATCGCGAATGTCGAGAATGCTCATCACAGCACGAGGCTGCTGGCCCAGACAATGCTTCGGAACACCATGGGCACCAGACCGCTTCACGAGATCCTCAGCGAGCGCGAAACCATCTCAGGGAACATGCAG GTATCACTGGACGAGGCTACCGACACTTGGGGAATCAAAGTAGAGCGCGTGGAAAT CAAGGACGTCAGGCTACCCGTTCAGCTCCAAAGAGCCATGGCCGCGGAAGCTGAAGCCGCTCGAGAGGCTCGCGCCAAG GTGATCGCAGCAGAGGGTGAACAAAAGGCTAGTCGCGCGTTGAGGGAGGCATCCGAGGTGATCGGAGACTCTCCTGCCGCGCTGCAGCTTCGCTACCTGCAG ACTCTGAACACCATCTCGGCGGAGAAAAATTCGACGATCGTGTTCCCGCTGCCTATCGACCTGTTGACTTACTTCATGAAAGCGACCGCCCTCAAAGAGAACCAGATGTAA